One window of the Solanum stenotomum isolate F172 chromosome 11, ASM1918654v1, whole genome shotgun sequence genome contains the following:
- the LOC125843630 gene encoding uncharacterized protein LOC125843630 isoform X2: MELASKVGDAVSKALNSNKVLNVVLMSAFGLLCLRSVQQQKNMEVLEAEKDSLLNSNKAMKKTMWDWKQQLFAEADLPNPLIPLSKLKAIYGEVQTTTSTSGGDAQNRDGKSAAPAFII; this comes from the exons ATGGAGTTGGCAAGCAAAGTAGGAGACGCAGTGAGCAAAGCGCTGAACAGCAACAAAGTGTTGAATGTGGTGTTAATGAGTGCATTTGGGTTGCTATGTCTGAGATCAGTGCAGCAACAAAAGAATATGGAAGTTCTTGAGGCAGAAAAGGACTCTTTGCTCAATTCTAATAAAGCTATGAAGAAGACTATGTGGGATTGGAAGCAGCAGCTTTTTGCTGAAGCTGATTTACCCAATCCCCTTATTCCACTCTCTAAGCTTAAAGCCATTTATGGAGAAGTCCAAACCACCACATCGACCTCTG GTGGAGATGCTCAAAACAGAGATGGGAAGTCAGCTGCACCAGCATTTATTATCTGA
- the LOC125843630 gene encoding uncharacterized protein LOC125843630 isoform X1, which yields MELASKVGDAVSKALNSNKVLNVVLMSAFGLLCLRSVQQQKNMEVLEAEKDSLLNSNKAMKKTMWDWKQQLFAEADLPNPLIPLSKLKAIYGEVQTTTSTSAFSMSFLIIVHHMLLLVFLLHLLK from the exons ATGGAGTTGGCAAGCAAAGTAGGAGACGCAGTGAGCAAAGCGCTGAACAGCAACAAAGTGTTGAATGTGGTGTTAATGAGTGCATTTGGGTTGCTATGTCTGAGATCAGTGCAGCAACAAAAGAATATGGAAGTTCTTGAGGCAGAAAAGGACTCTTTGCTCAATTCTAATAAAGCTATGAAGAAGACTATGTGGGATTGGAAGCAGCAGCTTTTTGCTGAAGCTGATTTACCCAATCCCCTTATTCCACTCTCTAAGCTTAAAGCCATTTATGGAGAAGTCCAAACCACCACATCGACCTCTG CATTTTCCATGTCCTTCCTTATCATCGTTCATCATATGCTACTTTTGGTGTTCCTTTTGCATTTATTGAAGTAA
- the LOC125843615 gene encoding lysM domain-containing GPI-anchored protein 1-like — MLPFLFLLLSFSFIHPTTSKSTIEPCSNSDTCSSLLGYSLYTDLKVSEVASLFQTDPISLLTTNAIDISYPDVENHILPDKLFLKVPVTCSCVDGIFKSAFVHYKTRPSDTLSMIADTIYGGLVSADQIKEGNPNAVGPDPSVLNVGTNLWIPLPCTCFNGTDNNLPAIYMSYVVRAVDTLAGIAARYSTTLTDLMNVNALGGPSIKEGDILSIPLSACTSSFPRSASDYGLSVANGSYSITASHCVQCSCGPGGRNLYCMPASLAVSCSSMQCKNSNLMLGNVTIQQTGGGCNVTSCNYSGLVNGTIITTLSTSLQPRCPGPQQFPPLVAPPTSVGPDSMFAPAPSPSESGGAPMDGPHSSVVPASGSVIAFPPSGGPSGSASSACSLNPFVSFPMAVFLCLSMKYAISLPL; from the exons ATGCTACCTTTCTTGTTCCTCTTGTTGAGCTTTAGTTTCATCCATCCCACAACTTCAAAATCTACTATTGAGCCATGTTCCAATTCTGATACTTGTTCTTCCCTTCTTGGCTACTCTCTTTATACTGACCTTAAGGTTTCTGAAGTGGCTTCACTCTTCCAGACAGACCCAATATCTCTTCTTACTACTAATGCTATTGATATTTCATATCCAGATGTTGAAAACCACATACTTCCAGATAAACTGTTCCTTAAGGTCCCTGTTACTTGTTCTTGTGTTGATGGGATCTTTAAGTCTGCCTTTGTTCATTACAAGACTAGGCCTTCTGATACTCTGTCTATGATTGCTGATACAATATATGGTGGTCTTGTTTCTGCTGACCAGATCAAGGAAGGAAACCCCAATGCTGTTGGTCCTGACCCTTCAGTGTTAAATGTTGGGACTAATCTTTGGATTCCTCTTCCTTGTACTTGCTTTAATGGGACTGACAATAATCTTCCTGCTATTTATATGTCATATGTTGTTAGGGCTGTTGATACTCTTGCAGGGATTGCTGCTAGGTACTCTACCACTCTTACTGACCTTATGAATGTTAATGCTTTGGGAGGTCCTTCTATTAAGGAGGGTGACATTCTTTCCATTCCTCTGTCTG CTTGTACATCTAGCTTCCCAAGATCTGCCTCAGATTATGGCTTATCTGTTGCGAATGGGAGCTATTCTATTACAGCTAGCCACTGTGTGCAATGCAGTTGTGGACCAGGGGGTCGGAA TTTGTACTGCATGCCAGCTTCCTTAGCAGTTTCTTGCTCAAGCATGCAGTGCAAGAACAGCAATCTGATGCTCGGAAATGTTACCATACAACAGACTGGTGGGGGTTGCAATGTGACTTCTTGCAATTACAGTGGCCTTGTTAATGGAACCATCATCACTAC ATTATCCACTTCTCTTCAACCTCGATGCCCTG gACCCCAACAATTTCCTCCACTTGTTGCCCCACCTACATCAGTAGGCCCCGACTCGATGTTTGCTCCTGCCCCTTCACCTTCTGAATCTGGTGGTGCTCCGATGGATGGTCCACATTCTTCTGTAGTGCCTGCATCTGGCTCAGTCATAGCATTTCCACCTTCAGGTGGACCAAGTGGAAGTGCATCTTCCGCTTGCTCGTTGAACCCTTTCGTTAGTTTTCCTATGGCAGTTTTCTTGTGTTTGTCTATGAAATACGCGATCTCACTTCCTTTATAA